A window of the Verminephrobacter eiseniae EF01-2 genome harbors these coding sequences:
- a CDS encoding DUF4390 domain-containing protein, whose product MGACRCLLACCLLLPQAQAQVAGAETGEMQLERADDGLYLSANLQLDLPQLAEDALYKGIPMFFVAEAQVLRARWYWSGRLVSTASRHFRLSYQPLTRRWRLNISAAPFRNSGLGVVLGQSFDDYADALSAIGRFSHWKIAQRNEIAADAVHLVDFRFRLDMSQLPRLFQIDAVGRPGWDLLASYSQRLAPVPAQQQSAEPVR is encoded by the coding sequence ATGGGCGCATGTCGATGCTTGCTGGCCTGCTGCTTGCTGCTGCCGCAAGCGCAAGCGCAGGTGGCTGGTGCCGAAACCGGCGAAATGCAACTCGAGCGCGCCGACGACGGCCTGTACCTGAGCGCCAACTTGCAGTTGGACCTGCCGCAACTGGCCGAAGACGCGCTGTACAAAGGCATTCCGATGTTCTTCGTGGCCGAGGCCCAGGTGCTGCGTGCCCGCTGGTACTGGTCCGGCCGCCTGGTCAGCACGGCCAGCCGCCACTTCAGGCTGAGCTACCAGCCGCTGACCCGCCGCTGGCGTTTGAACATCTCTGCCGCGCCATTTCGCAACAGCGGCCTGGGCGTGGTGCTGGGGCAGAGTTTTGACGACTATGCCGATGCGCTGTCCGCCATCGGGCGCTTTTCGCACTGGAAAATTGCGCAACGCAATGAGATAGCGGCAGATGCCGTGCACCTGGTCGACTTCCGGTTCCGGCTCGACATGTCCCAACTTCCCCGCCTGTTCCAGATCGATGCCGTGGGGCGTCCGGGCTGGGATCTGCTGGCCTCCTACAGCCAGCGCCTGGCGCCCGTCCCCGCGCAGCAACAGTCTGCGGAGCCTGTCCGGTGA
- a CDS encoding sensor histidine kinase — protein MSADATRPEDGASARHRVRQSRALRWALGVGTAFMTAIGMVLLFLLTLATNNRTLYERNYAWLFGVNVLVALVLLAVLVWVTLRLGMRLRKGRFGSRLLAKLAAIFALVGLMPGLLIYVVSYQFVTRSIESWFDVKVEGALSAGVSLAHVSLDSLAADMVAKTRNAATQLAQVPDAAAGLALERLRDQIGATDMVLWNAAGQAVASAGQSRFSLNPERPGVALLRSVRQQRATAQIEGLDDIADQAAVQNARVKVLALVSNPRVDLLLEPRYLQATLSLPSALVANAIAVQEANREYQERALVRAGLRRMYVGTLTLSLFLAVFGAVLLAVLLGKQLVRPLLVLAEGVREVAAGNLSPKAMLQGKDELGGLTRSFALMTEQLADARQAVEQSMGEVYASRANLQTILDNLTAGVIVLDAQGLIRSSNPGATRILCAPMAAFEGRPVAEVPGLAEFAAAVQGHFEAFFGDHERHGLDHWQQPFELHTAAGGAGQHTTSLVVRGAELPDATRLLVFDDISEIVSAQRAQAWGEVARRLAHEIKNPLTPIQLSAERLAMKLSGKLPDPEQAILLKSVKTIVDQVDAMKRLVNEFRDYARLPAAHLQALDLNALVADVLHLYAAENATVPVQAQLDPHCPLIAGDAQQLRQVVHNLLQNAQDATEQARAASPQEAMPPVRISTRWSASSRRVRLTVADSGAGFAAHILQRAFEPYVTTKPRGTGLGLAVVKKIADEHGARIELSNRTEDGMVRGAQVSLSFAPGPAAA, from the coding sequence GTGAGCGCCGACGCCACCCGGCCCGAGGATGGGGCATCCGCCCGGCACAGGGTGCGCCAGTCGCGCGCGCTGCGCTGGGCGCTGGGGGTCGGTACGGCCTTCATGACGGCCATTGGCATGGTGCTGCTGTTCTTGCTCACCCTGGCGACGAACAACCGCACGCTGTACGAACGCAACTACGCCTGGCTCTTTGGCGTGAACGTGCTGGTGGCGCTGGTGCTGCTGGCGGTGCTGGTCTGGGTGACCCTGCGTCTGGGCATGCGCTTGCGCAAAGGGCGTTTTGGCAGCCGGCTGTTGGCCAAGCTGGCCGCCATTTTTGCGTTGGTCGGGCTGATGCCCGGTCTGCTGATCTATGTGGTGTCCTACCAGTTCGTCACACGCTCCATCGAAAGCTGGTTCGACGTGAAGGTCGAGGGCGCATTGTCGGCGGGCGTGAGCCTGGCCCATGTGTCGCTGGATTCGCTGGCCGCCGACATGGTCGCCAAAACCCGCAACGCCGCGACCCAACTGGCCCAGGTGCCCGATGCAGCGGCCGGGCTGGCGCTCGAGCGCCTGCGCGACCAGATCGGCGCCACCGACATGGTGCTGTGGAACGCTGCGGGCCAGGCCGTGGCCAGCGCCGGCCAGTCACGCTTCAGCCTGAACCCGGAACGTCCGGGCGTCGCGCTGCTGCGCAGCGTGCGCCAGCAGCGCGCCACGGCACAGATCGAGGGACTCGACGATATTGCCGACCAGGCCGCCGTGCAGAACGCGCGGGTCAAGGTGCTGGCGCTGGTCAGCAACCCCCGCGTAGACCTGTTGCTGGAGCCGCGCTACCTGCAAGCCACGCTCAGCTTGCCGTCAGCGCTGGTCGCCAATGCCATTGCCGTGCAAGAGGCCAACCGCGAGTACCAGGAGCGGGCCTTGGTGCGCGCTGGCCTGCGGCGCATGTATGTGGGCACGCTGACGCTGAGCCTGTTCCTGGCGGTTTTCGGCGCCGTGCTGCTGGCCGTGCTGCTGGGCAAGCAATTGGTCCGGCCACTGCTGGTGCTGGCCGAAGGGGTGCGCGAGGTGGCCGCCGGCAACCTGAGCCCCAAGGCGATGTTGCAAGGCAAGGACGAGCTTGGCGGGTTGACCCGGTCGTTTGCGCTGATGACCGAGCAGTTGGCCGACGCCCGGCAGGCCGTCGAGCAGAGCATGGGCGAGGTCTATGCATCGCGCGCCAACCTGCAAACCATTTTGGACAACCTCACGGCCGGGGTCATCGTGCTCGACGCGCAGGGGCTGATCCGCTCTTCCAACCCTGGCGCCACCCGCATCCTGTGCGCGCCGATGGCCGCCTTCGAGGGCCGGCCTGTGGCCGAGGTGCCGGGGCTGGCCGAGTTTGCGGCAGCGGTTCAGGGCCATTTCGAGGCCTTTTTCGGCGACCACGAACGCCATGGGCTCGACCACTGGCAGCAGCCGTTCGAGCTGCACACCGCAGCCGGCGGAGCGGGCCAGCACACCACCAGCCTCGTCGTGCGCGGTGCCGAGCTGCCCGACGCGACCAGACTGTTGGTTTTTGACGACATTTCGGAAATTGTTTCTGCGCAACGGGCGCAGGCCTGGGGCGAGGTGGCCCGGCGTCTCGCGCACGAGATCAAGAACCCGCTGACGCCGATTCAACTGTCTGCCGAGCGGCTGGCAATGAAGCTCTCGGGCAAACTGCCCGACCCCGAGCAAGCCATTTTGCTGAAGTCCGTCAAGACCATCGTCGATCAGGTCGACGCGATGAAGCGGCTGGTCAATGAGTTCCGCGATTACGCCCGCCTGCCGGCTGCGCATTTGCAGGCGCTGGACCTCAATGCGCTGGTGGCGGATGTGCTGCATTTATATGCAGCGGAAAACGCCACCGTCCCGGTGCAGGCCCAACTGGACCCGCACTGCCCGCTGATTGCCGGTGATGCGCAGCAACTGCGCCAGGTGGTGCACAACCTGCTGCAAAACGCGCAGGACGCGACCGAGCAGGCGCGCGCTGCCAGTCCGCAAGAGGCCATGCCGCCGGTGCGCATCAGCACCCGCTGGAGCGCCTCATCGCGCCGCGTGCGGCTCACGGTGGCCGACAGTGGTGCGGGCTTTGCGGCGCATATCCTGCAGCGCGCCTTCGAGCCCTATGTCACCACCAAGCCCAGGGGCACCGGCCTGGGTTTGGCCGTGGTCAAAAAGATCGCCGATGAGCATGGGGCGCGCATCGAACTATCCAACCGCACCGAAGATGGCATGGTACGCGGCGCCCAAGTGTCGTTATCATTTGCCCCTGGCCCGGCGGCGGCATGA
- a CDS encoding response regulator: MANILVVDDELGIRDLLSEILNDEGHSVDLAENATQARAARAGTRYDLVLLDIWMPDTDGVSLLKEWATAGLLTMPVIMMSGHATIDTAVEATRIGAFSFLEKPITLQKLLKAVEQGLARNVAHPVAAVQPPAAEPATNPGYAPLPAMSAVLTGADAGPHSHQDFDLNRPLREARDDFEKAYFEFHLKREGGSMTRVAEKTGLERTHLYRKLRQLGVDLGRKRG, encoded by the coding sequence ATGGCAAATATTCTGGTGGTCGACGATGAGCTCGGCATACGTGACCTGTTGTCGGAAATCCTGAACGACGAAGGTCACAGCGTAGACCTCGCAGAAAACGCAACCCAGGCCCGCGCCGCCCGGGCAGGCACCAGGTATGACTTGGTGCTGCTGGACATCTGGATGCCTGACACCGATGGCGTCTCGCTGCTCAAGGAATGGGCCACGGCCGGCCTGCTGACCATGCCCGTGATCATGATGAGCGGTCACGCCACCATCGACACCGCCGTGGAGGCTACGCGCATTGGCGCTTTCTCGTTCCTTGAAAAGCCGATCACCCTGCAAAAGCTGCTCAAGGCCGTCGAGCAGGGCTTGGCGCGCAATGTCGCCCACCCGGTGGCCGCAGTCCAGCCGCCCGCAGCGGAGCCGGCAACAAATCCGGGCTACGCGCCGCTGCCCGCCATGTCGGCCGTGCTCACGGGCGCCGATGCCGGCCCCCATTCACACCAGGACTTTGACCTGAACCGTCCGCTGCGTGAGGCCCGCGACGATTTCGAGAAAGCCTATTTCGAGTTTCACCTCAAGCGCGAAGGGGGCTCCATGACCCGCGTCGCCGAGAAGACCGGCCTGGAGCGCACCCACCTGTACCGCAAGCTGCGCCAGCTCGGGGTCGATCTCGGACGCAAGCGGGGTTAG
- a CDS encoding L-rhamnose mutarotase → MQRHGAVIGIRAEMLEEYKALHAAVWPAVLAQIRRSNIRNYTIYLREPENLLFSHFEYHGSDFEQDMERMANDPETQRWWAVCMPCQRPLSSRKSGEHWAEMEELFHCP, encoded by the coding sequence ATGCAACGCCATGGCGCGGTGATCGGCATCCGGGCGGAGATGCTGGAGGAATACAAAGCACTGCATGCCGCCGTGTGGCCTGCGGTGCTGGCGCAGATCCGGCGCTCGAACATCCGCAACTACACCATCTATCTGCGCGAGCCGGAAAACCTGTTGTTCAGTCACTTCGAATACCACGGGAGCGATTTTGAACAGGACATGGAGCGCATGGCCAATGACCCCGAGACCCAGCGCTGGTGGGCCGTCTGCATGCCATGCCAGCGCCCGTTGAGCAGCCGAAAAAGCGGCGAGCACTGGGCCGAGATGGAAGAACTGTTCCATTGCCCGTGA
- a CDS encoding mandelate racemase/muconate lactonizing enzyme family protein, with product MPRIESVRVDLIALEPKTLRSDAIQSFVRQETPILRLRCSDGSEGVGYSYTIGTGGSSIMALLRDHLVPRLLGQDPDCIESIWQDLLFHTHATHVGAITSLALAAIDTALWDRRCKLLQLPLWKVAGGSAPKRPLYTTEGGWLQLSTQELVAQAVQAQKEGFAGSKIKIGRPHVGEDVARLSAVRAAVGPGYELMVDANQSLTLSEALRRAQALAHLQLAWLEEPMPADSIMAHRHLCRHSAIPIAVGESLYSLGQFADYLQAQACHIVQVDVARIGGITPWLKVAHLAQCHNISVCPHFLMELHVSLACAVPNARWVEHIPQLDPVAKSRLKMEAGYAIPPELPGLGIEWDWQAIAALGSDHFVHPAG from the coding sequence ATGCCCCGCATCGAAAGCGTCCGGGTCGATCTGATTGCGCTGGAGCCCAAGACCCTGCGCAGCGACGCCATCCAGAGTTTCGTGCGCCAGGAAACGCCCATATTGCGTCTGCGCTGCAGCGATGGGAGTGAAGGTGTGGGTTACAGCTACACCATTGGCACCGGAGGATCGTCCATCATGGCCTTGCTGCGTGACCATCTGGTGCCGCGCTTGCTGGGCCAGGATCCGGATTGCATCGAAAGCATCTGGCAGGATCTGCTCTTCCACACCCACGCCACCCATGTCGGCGCCATTACCAGCCTGGCACTGGCCGCCATCGATACGGCACTGTGGGATCGGCGCTGCAAGCTGCTGCAGTTGCCGCTGTGGAAAGTGGCCGGCGGCAGCGCACCAAAACGCCCGCTGTACACCACCGAGGGCGGCTGGCTGCAACTGTCCACGCAGGAGTTGGTGGCACAAGCGGTGCAGGCGCAAAAAGAGGGCTTTGCCGGCTCGAAAATAAAAATCGGCCGCCCGCATGTGGGCGAAGATGTCGCGCGCCTGAGCGCTGTCCGCGCCGCCGTCGGGCCCGGGTACGAACTAATGGTGGATGCAAACCAGTCGCTGACCTTGAGCGAAGCGCTGCGCCGGGCCCAGGCCCTGGCGCATTTGCAGTTGGCCTGGCTCGAAGAGCCCATGCCGGCGGACAGCATCATGGCCCATCGGCACCTGTGCAGGCACTCGGCCATCCCGATTGCGGTTGGCGAGTCGCTGTACAGCCTGGGCCAGTTTGCCGACTATCTGCAGGCGCAGGCCTGCCACATCGTGCAAGTGGATGTGGCGCGCATTGGCGGCATCACGCCCTGGTTGAAAGTGGCGCATCTTGCCCAATGCCACAACATCAGCGTATGCCCGCATTTTTTGATGGAACTGCATGTGAGCCTGGCCTGCGCCGTGCCCAATGCGCGCTGGGTAGAGCACATCCCGCAGCTCGACCCCGTGGCCAAAAGCAGGCTCAAGATGGAGGCCGGCTATGCCATCCCGCCCGAATTGCCGGGTCTGGGAATCGAATGGGACTGGCAAGCCATAGCAGCCCTTGGCAGCGATCACTTCGTCCATCCTGCAGGCTGA
- a CDS encoding MaoC/PaaZ C-terminal domain-containing protein, whose amino-acid sequence MNEEKFFEDYCIGSSRVTAGRTITETDFVIHAGHTGDFFPHHMDAEFMKTQAFGQRIAHGTMVFALGVGLTASRINPVAFSYGYDRLRFIKPVFIGDTIRTRLTVARKEPDPKRPDQGRVWELTEVLNQRDEVVLACEHIHLVQQRKH is encoded by the coding sequence ATGAATGAAGAAAAATTCTTCGAGGACTACTGCATTGGCAGCAGCAGGGTCACTGCCGGCAGAACCATCACCGAAACCGACTTTGTCATCCACGCCGGCCACACGGGGGATTTTTTTCCTCACCACATGGATGCCGAGTTCATGAAAACCCAGGCTTTCGGGCAGCGCATTGCGCATGGCACGATGGTTTTTGCGCTGGGCGTTGGGCTGACGGCATCCCGGATCAACCCGGTCGCCTTCAGCTACGGATACGATCGACTTCGATTCATAAAACCAGTGTTCATAGGTGATACCATCCGGACGCGATTGACCGTGGCCAGGAAAGAGCCGGACCCCAAGCGCCCGGACCAGGGGCGCGTTTGGGAACTGACCGAGGTGCTCAATCAGCGCGACGAGGTGGTTCTGGCATGCGAGCACATCCATCTCGTTCAACAAAGAAAGCACTGA
- a CDS encoding extracellular solute-binding protein has product MVATGQRFSELNPHVQLRWEVRSLQAFADQPIDVLARQYDLLVLDHPSIGEAQAHGLLVPLDGYLPADFLADQARNSVGRSHQSYQLEGHQWALATDAATPVSAARPDVLQRHGMQLPQSWDEMLELARAGLVALAGLPLDGLMHFYTLCISEGDEPFCHAAHLVEQEAGVNALMALKELVDACGGACLDRNPIAVYELLTRSERHAYSPFAYGYSNYARDSYVDRPLQFGGLVTRHGKRFTSTLGGAGLAVSAHSQQREWAVRYAGFVASAPVQSGLYVENGGQPGHRSAWLDAHNNQLTNDFFVNTLPTLEQAYVRPRYSGYIRFQEQAPDILRRFLGGAQTALKTMQELNALDAQWRRGRINERLHLHGAMA; this is encoded by the coding sequence ATGGTGGCAACGGGGCAGCGCTTCTCGGAACTGAACCCCCATGTGCAGTTGCGCTGGGAAGTCCGGTCATTGCAGGCTTTTGCGGATCAGCCCATCGATGTGCTGGCGCGGCAATACGACCTGCTGGTGTTGGACCATCCGTCCATCGGCGAGGCGCAAGCCCATGGTCTGCTGGTTCCGCTCGATGGGTATTTGCCGGCCGATTTTCTTGCCGACCAAGCGCGCAACAGCGTGGGCAGGTCGCACCAGAGCTATCAGTTGGAGGGGCATCAATGGGCATTGGCAACAGACGCCGCCACCCCGGTATCGGCGGCCCGGCCGGATGTCTTGCAGCGGCATGGCATGCAGTTGCCGCAGTCATGGGATGAGATGCTGGAGCTCGCGCGCGCCGGCTTGGTGGCCTTGGCGGGCCTGCCGCTCGATGGCCTGATGCATTTTTATACCCTCTGCATTTCCGAGGGGGATGAGCCTTTTTGCCACGCAGCCCATTTGGTGGAGCAGGAGGCGGGTGTCAATGCGCTGATGGCGCTCAAGGAACTGGTCGACGCCTGCGGTGGCGCGTGCTTGGACAGGAATCCGATTGCCGTTTACGAGTTGCTGACCCGCAGCGAACGCCATGCCTACAGTCCGTTCGCCTACGGTTATTCCAACTACGCCAGAGACAGTTATGTCGACCGCCCATTGCAATTTGGCGGTCTCGTGACGCGCCATGGCAAACGCTTTACTTCCACCCTGGGCGGTGCCGGCTTGGCCGTGTCAGCGCACAGCCAGCAGCGTGAATGGGCGGTGCGTTATGCCGGGTTCGTGGCCAGCGCGCCGGTGCAATCGGGGCTTTATGTCGAAAATGGCGGCCAACCCGGGCACAGGAGCGCTTGGCTGGATGCGCACAACAACCAACTGACGAACGATTTTTTTGTCAACACACTGCCAACATTGGAGCAGGCCTATGTGCGTCCCCGCTATAGCGGATATATCCGATTTCAGGAACAGGCCCCCGATATTCTCAGGCGCTTTCTCGGCGGGGCACAAACTGCGCTGAAAACCATGCAGGAATTGAACGCACTGGATGCGCAATGGCGCCGCGGGCGCATCAATGAACGCCTGCATCTGCATGGGGCCATGGCATGA